From a region of the Thiorhodovibrio winogradskyi genome:
- a CDS encoding elongation factor G: MTVATNHSRILQRVRNIGVAAHVDAGKTTLTERILFYTGALHKIGEVHQGAAHMDWMAEEQEHGITITAAVTRAHWQEHLLQIIDTPGHVDFTIEVERAMRVLDGLILVLDGVRAVEPQTETVWRQRCHFQLPTLFFVNKMDRPGADFIQAMADIATRLGVQPVALTVPLPERAAVIDLIHQELIEFRGEQGEQPKRSPCPDALWQGVADLRESLLLAAAEVDESLAEPALTGAPIAPEALLGALRQGTLEGRLFPCFGGSALRNLGVQPLLDAVVALLPAPSDRPAMTARHLPATPESPEPAAESIVIGDDGPLAALVFKVQLWDGRRHCFTRIYRNRIRPGDIVAFVGADGQVVKEHIARIFDIDAGKKIKLDEAGPGQIVLLAGLRRAATGDTLCHPEHVVSLERIDTRAPVLSLAIEPSTSADEDKLLEALDKLVQEDPTLRVEEDPDTGQRLLRGMGELHLQIVLERLEREFHLRVRRGRPAVALRESISSAVTVAELYQHPASPDGKHPEARAGVELHLTPGERGSGVRISGEPWILPEGAELNDAQRQALHEGLQLILNSGPLQGAPVEDVVVELRQVELFGSASPPEALSAAAAKALRKGLSQAGPVILHPLMRVDLAVPEVYLGQVLGDLQARHASIRATSLHEGGGEGEARVQCEVALESLLGYATELRSLTQGRGQFSMRFERFDVTA, encoded by the coding sequence ATGACTGTTGCAACCAATCATTCCCGCATCCTCCAGCGCGTTCGCAATATCGGTGTCGCCGCCCATGTCGATGCGGGCAAAACCACCCTGACTGAGCGCATTTTGTTCTATACCGGCGCTTTGCACAAAATTGGTGAAGTGCATCAAGGCGCTGCCCACATGGATTGGATGGCCGAGGAGCAAGAGCATGGCATCACCATCACCGCCGCGGTGACACGCGCACATTGGCAAGAGCACCTGCTGCAAATCATCGACACCCCGGGCCATGTCGACTTCACCATCGAGGTAGAGCGTGCCATGCGCGTTCTTGATGGTCTGATACTGGTCCTGGATGGCGTGCGTGCGGTCGAGCCCCAAACCGAGACGGTATGGCGTCAGCGCTGCCATTTCCAACTGCCGACGCTGTTTTTTGTCAACAAGATGGATCGCCCGGGCGCCGATTTCATCCAAGCCATGGCCGATATTGCCACACGGCTTGGTGTCCAACCGGTGGCGCTGACGGTACCACTGCCCGAGCGCGCGGCGGTGATTGATCTGATCCATCAAGAGCTCATCGAGTTCCGTGGCGAACAGGGAGAGCAGCCCAAGCGCTCTCCCTGCCCCGATGCGCTCTGGCAAGGGGTGGCCGATCTGCGCGAGTCCCTGTTGCTGGCCGCCGCCGAAGTCGATGAATCCCTGGCCGAGCCGGCTTTGACCGGCGCGCCGATCGCGCCTGAGGCGCTTCTCGGTGCTCTGCGCCAGGGGACGCTCGAGGGTCGGCTGTTTCCCTGCTTTGGCGGCAGCGCGCTGCGTAATCTTGGGGTGCAGCCATTGCTGGACGCGGTGGTCGCCTTGCTGCCAGCACCGAGTGATCGCCCGGCCATGACCGCGCGGCACCTCCCGGCAACACCAGAGAGTCCCGAGCCCGCGGCCGAGTCCATTGTCATCGGTGATGACGGCCCCCTGGCCGCGCTGGTGTTCAAGGTGCAACTTTGGGACGGGCGCCGACATTGCTTCACGCGCATTTATCGCAATCGTATCCGTCCTGGCGATATTGTCGCCTTTGTCGGCGCCGATGGCCAGGTCGTCAAGGAGCATATAGCGCGGATTTTCGACATCGACGCCGGCAAAAAGATCAAACTCGATGAAGCCGGCCCTGGCCAGATCGTCCTGCTGGCTGGTCTTCGCCGTGCCGCGACTGGCGATACTCTGTGCCATCCCGAGCATGTTGTGAGCCTTGAGCGCATCGACACCCGTGCCCCGGTGCTGAGTCTGGCCATCGAGCCGAGCACCAGCGCCGATGAAGACAAGCTACTCGAAGCCCTGGACAAGCTAGTTCAGGAAGACCCGACGCTGCGGGTGGAGGAAGACCCGGATACCGGCCAGCGGCTGCTGCGCGGCATGGGCGAGTTGCACCTGCAGATTGTGCTGGAGCGCCTGGAGCGCGAGTTTCACCTGCGGGTACGCCGCGGGCGACCGGCAGTCGCGTTGCGCGAGAGCATCAGTAGCGCTGTAACAGTCGCCGAGTTGTATCAGCATCCCGCCTCACCCGATGGTAAGCACCCGGAAGCTCGCGCCGGTGTTGAACTGCACCTGACACCGGGCGAGCGCGGTTCGGGTGTGCGTATCAGCGGTGAGCCGTGGATACTGCCCGAAGGTGCCGAGTTGAACGATGCCCAGCGCCAGGCCCTGCACGAGGGTCTGCAACTCATCCTGAACAGCGGCCCGCTGCAGGGCGCGCCGGTCGAGGATGTGGTGGTCGAGCTGCGCCAAGTGGAGCTCTTTGGCTCGGCCAGCCCGCCCGAGGCGCTGAGCGCGGCAGCGGCCAAGGCACTGCGCAAGGGACTGAGCCAGGCCGGACCCGTGATTCTGCACCCGCTGATGCGCGTCGATCTGGCGGTGCCGGAGGTGTATCTCGGCCAGGTTCTCGGTGACCTACAAGCCCGACACGCGAGCATCCGCGCGACCTCGCTCCATGAGGGCGGCGGCGAAGGCGAGGCCCGCGTGCAGTGCGAAGTGGCACTTGAATCCCTGCTCGGCTATGCCACCGAACTGCGCAGCCTGACCCAGGGTCGTGGCCAGTTCAGCATGAGGTTCGAGCGTTTCGACGTTACTGCATAG
- a CDS encoding chorismate--pyruvate lyase family protein encodes MKQFYPGARAPSTEINPFRCQGFVRGGTIACRDGSRRAIHSLPAFLRALLVTDGTVTKILEAYFWEPVIVDTLYQEFVAAEDEIPWVDIHPGDRALVRRVCLRGGDSGHEYAHADSVIRAERVPNDFRQRLIDRKIGIGALIRDSGLESYREVMEVGVNPGTAESDAAEQPTGDSLFRTYRIIIDGEPVILITETFPMALFSAPLLSQTDPSSLQS; translated from the coding sequence ATGAAGCAATTCTACCCCGGTGCCCGCGCCCCAAGCACTGAAATCAATCCTTTCCGCTGCCAGGGATTTGTTCGCGGTGGCACCATTGCCTGCCGCGACGGCAGCCGCCGCGCCATTCACTCCCTACCAGCCTTTCTGCGCGCTTTGCTGGTCACCGACGGCACGGTCACCAAGATTCTCGAAGCGTACTTTTGGGAACCAGTGATCGTCGACACCCTCTATCAGGAGTTCGTCGCCGCGGAGGACGAGATCCCCTGGGTCGACATTCACCCGGGTGATCGTGCCCTAGTGCGGCGGGTCTGTCTGCGCGGCGGCGATTCCGGCCATGAATATGCGCATGCCGACTCTGTCATTCGCGCCGAACGCGTACCCAATGATTTTCGCCAGCGGCTCATCGACCGCAAAATTGGCATCGGCGCCCTCATCCGCGACAGCGGACTGGAAAGCTACCGTGAGGTGATGGAAGTAGGCGTTAATCCTGGTACCGCAGAGTCAGATGCAGCAGAACAGCCAACAGGTGACAGCTTGTTCCGAACCTATCGGATCATTATCGACGGTGAGCCGGTGATTCTAATTACTGAAACCTTTCCGATGGCGCTCTTCAGCGCTCCGCTCCTCTCTCAGACAGATCCCAGCAGCCTGCAAAGCTGA
- a CDS encoding alanine-zipper protein produces the protein MTKQTKLASLSIAAVLSAALLGGCATDQEARDMAQAAMDSANAAQACCNANEERINRMYQKIMSK, from the coding sequence ATGACCAAGCAAACAAAACTCGCCTCTCTGTCCATCGCTGCCGTGCTGAGCGCCGCCCTGCTCGGCGGTTGCGCCACCGACCAGGAAGCCCGTGACATGGCGCAGGCCGCCATGGATTCCGCCAATGCCGCGCAGGCTTGCTGCAACGCCAATGAAGAGCGCATTAACCGCATGTATCAGAAGATCATGTCCAAGTAA
- a CDS encoding L,D-transpeptidase family protein: MIGCNSHGHFTNGDQILWSESSWRPVAQIKPGLRARHGLAAMVLVLGYLTSGTGQGSEVYRLASSDDDVIGTPFYVKADSRQTLLDIGRHYGLGFDEMEAANPDVDMWVPKDGADVLIPARKVLPDGPRQGLVLNIAERRLYYYRSPREIETFSVGIGREGWETPVGRYSIIQKTKNPTWTPPASIRAKYASEGKSLPAVVPAGPDNPLGNFAMRLSNPSYLIHGTNKPWGVGMPVSSGCTRMFPEDIEHLFGQVPVGTPVTIVDQPYKTGWLGDQLFLEVNANDEQRAEPRIEDLIPTPITQAPGVTINWDLVKQVAQEKTGLPTVVGGRQESTSWHYLDMIF; encoded by the coding sequence ATGATTGGTTGCAACAGTCATGGACATTTCACCAATGGGGATCAGATCCTCTGGAGCGAATCATCGTGGCGACCAGTGGCGCAAATCAAGCCTGGGTTGCGCGCGCGGCATGGGCTCGCAGCCATGGTGCTGGTGCTTGGCTACCTGACATCAGGGACTGGACAAGGCTCGGAAGTCTACCGGCTGGCTAGTTCGGATGACGATGTGATCGGTACGCCTTTTTATGTGAAGGCGGATTCGCGCCAGACACTGCTCGATATCGGGCGTCATTATGGGTTGGGTTTCGATGAGATGGAGGCCGCTAACCCAGATGTGGACATGTGGGTTCCGAAGGATGGGGCGGATGTGTTGATCCCCGCGCGCAAGGTGCTGCCCGATGGGCCGCGCCAAGGTTTGGTGCTCAACATCGCCGAGCGGCGACTGTACTACTATCGTTCCCCGCGGGAAATCGAGACGTTTTCAGTGGGAATCGGCCGTGAGGGGTGGGAAACGCCGGTCGGTCGCTACAGCATTATTCAAAAAACCAAAAATCCAACCTGGACGCCGCCGGCCTCGATCCGCGCCAAATATGCCTCGGAGGGCAAGAGCTTACCGGCAGTCGTGCCAGCCGGGCCGGACAATCCACTCGGCAACTTCGCCATGCGCCTGAGCAACCCGAGCTACTTGATTCATGGCACCAATAAGCCCTGGGGCGTTGGCATGCCCGTCAGCAGCGGTTGTACCCGCATGTTTCCAGAGGATATTGAACACTTGTTCGGGCAGGTACCGGTCGGAACACCGGTGACCATTGTTGATCAACCCTACAAGACCGGCTGGCTTGGCGATCAACTGTTCCTGGAGGTGAATGCGAACGACGAGCAGCGCGCGGAGCCTCGGATAGAGGATTTGATTCCGACACCCATCACCCAAGCGCCTGGCGTGACCATCAATTGGGATCTGGTCAAGCAGGTCGCGCAAGAGAAAACCGGCCTGCCCACGGTCGTGGGCGGCCGGCAGGAATCAACCAGCTGGCATTACTTGGACATGATCTTCTGA